In one Marinomonas maritima genomic region, the following are encoded:
- a CDS encoding PhoH family protein, translating into MEKIYVLDTNVLLHDPLAIYAFAEHKVVIPMTVLEELDVIKDRRDKDVSREARVAINTIDKIVGDASPRELQAGVPIRIVSNDVDKNQHQRSEGSLAIFPDQQIVLTDNIPFLNGNHDHANDNRIINVGLSLQATHPRSSVCLVTKDINMRIKAKGSGLERVEDYRKDRVLDDLDLMSKGYIQFTGSFWSTIDSVKTEAHGRHTVHVINKSHLSKIHLNMFVIDDEDFIGFVVNIDQEFIYLLDVNKQHLMNQNFWGILPRNLEQAMAFYLLRHENSDLMVMTGPAGSGKTLLALAYGLQVTMEEKRFNKIIVARSTPPMAEDIGFLPGTEEEKMAPWLAAFDDNLEILHGADEHSFSSIDYVKQKANIQFKSLNFMRGRSFNNALIIIDEAQGLTQFQLKSIVTRVGSNSKIIVLGNLAQIDNKYITPLTSGLTYLVEKSKSFKYASIMHVNGIERSRLAEFAEENL; encoded by the coding sequence GATAGACGAGACAAGGATGTTAGCCGTGAAGCACGTGTCGCCATTAACACCATTGATAAAATCGTCGGTGATGCGTCTCCCCGCGAACTACAAGCCGGAGTCCCCATCCGTATCGTCAGCAATGATGTAGACAAAAATCAGCACCAACGTAGCGAAGGCTCTTTGGCCATTTTTCCAGATCAACAAATCGTCCTCACTGATAACATCCCATTTTTAAATGGCAACCACGATCACGCCAATGATAACCGCATCATCAATGTCGGCCTAAGCTTACAAGCCACTCATCCACGATCTTCTGTCTGCCTTGTGACAAAAGACATTAATATGCGAATTAAAGCAAAGGGGTCAGGGCTTGAACGCGTAGAAGACTACCGAAAAGACAGAGTACTTGATGATCTAGATTTGATGAGTAAAGGCTATATTCAGTTTACGGGCAGTTTTTGGTCGACCATAGACAGCGTAAAAACGGAAGCCCATGGTCGACATACCGTTCATGTGATTAACAAAAGCCATTTATCAAAAATCCATCTCAACATGTTTGTCATTGATGATGAGGATTTTATTGGTTTTGTGGTCAATATCGATCAAGAGTTTATTTATTTACTCGACGTTAACAAACAACATCTGATGAATCAAAATTTCTGGGGCATCCTTCCTCGCAATTTAGAACAAGCTATGGCGTTTTACCTATTACGCCATGAAAACTCAGACCTTATGGTCATGACAGGGCCAGCAGGCTCAGGTAAAACCCTACTCGCTCTAGCGTATGGCCTTCAAGTAACAATGGAAGAGAAGCGCTTCAATAAGATCATTGTGGCTCGTTCAACACCTCCAATGGCAGAAGACATTGGCTTCTTACCCGGAACCGAGGAAGAAAAAATGGCGCCTTGGCTGGCCGCCTTTGACGACAATTTAGAGATTCTACATGGCGCGGATGAGCACTCGTTCAGTAGTATCGATTATGTAAAACAAAAAGCGAATATACAGTTTAAATCGTTAAATTTTATGCGCGGACGCTCCTTTAACAACGCTCTAATAATCATAGATGAAGCTCAAGGATTAACACAGTTTCAGCTAAAATCAATCGTAACTCGGGTTGGTAGCAACTCAAAAATTATAGTACTGGGAAATTTGGCTCAAATTGACAACAAATACATCACCCCACTCACCTCAGGCCTCACTTATTTGGTCGAGAAATCCAAATCCTTTAAATACGCCAGCATCATGCATGTGAATGGCATAGAACGCAGCAGACTCGCCGAGTTTGCCGAAGAAAATCTATAA
- a CDS encoding bifunctional 4-hydroxy-2-oxoglutarate aldolase/2-dehydro-3-deoxy-phosphogluconate aldolase, with translation MTTSYTAEQVMTATPVVPVIVVDNVEQAVALGKALVAGGVPVLEVTLRTPAALEAITALRKEVPDAIVGAGTVCSRAQYIQAIEAGSQFIISPGMTADLLAVGKEYDVPYLPAVATISDILLGMEYGYDRFKFFPAEVNGGVKALKAFGGPLPQIKFCPTGGIGANNFREYLALPNVLCVGGSWIVPTDLVQAGKWDEITELAKSVAQ, from the coding sequence ATGACAACTTCTTATACTGCAGAACAGGTAATGACAGCAACACCTGTTGTTCCTGTGATTGTTGTAGATAATGTAGAGCAGGCTGTGGCATTAGGTAAAGCGCTTGTTGCGGGTGGTGTACCTGTATTAGAGGTGACATTACGTACGCCGGCTGCTCTAGAGGCCATTACAGCGCTTCGTAAAGAGGTGCCTGATGCTATTGTGGGTGCCGGTACAGTTTGCTCTCGTGCACAATATATTCAAGCCATTGAGGCAGGTTCACAGTTTATTATTAGTCCGGGAATGACCGCCGATTTATTGGCTGTCGGTAAAGAATACGATGTGCCTTATTTGCCAGCGGTCGCGACTATTTCAGATATATTATTAGGGATGGAATACGGTTACGATCGGTTCAAATTTTTCCCAGCAGAGGTGAATGGTGGTGTTAAAGCGTTAAAAGCGTTTGGTGGACCATTACCTCAGATTAAATTTTGCCCAACGGGTGGTATTGGCGCGAACAACTTCCGCGAATACTTGGCGCTTCCAAATGTGCTTTGTGTGGGAGGTTCTTGGATCGTTCCGACAGACCTTGTTCAAGCGGGTAAGTGGGACGAAATTACTGAATTGGCAAAATCTGTCGCTCAGTAA
- the zwf gene encoding glucose-6-phosphate dehydrogenase, with amino-acid sequence MKASLKACDVVIFGGGGDLAMRKLLPALFHLDMDGLLAPTTRIIGASRREVSTEEYQSKIRAALDEFVPSSIGDEKTWPRFKERLSYISVDAQQESDFSRLNDHSVGSENRDVVFYLATSPDLFGSICTSLAAHGLNAGRMRVVLEKPLGRDLISSRAINDEVMKNFNEQQAFRIDHYLGKETVQNLLAIRFGNTLFEPLWDSAHIDNVQITVSETVGVEGRWGYYDNAGAMRDMVQNHLIQLLCLVAMEPPGRMDADSVRDEKIKVLKALRPITGANAYNKTVRGQYAKGMIKGKDVKGYFDEEGSNPNSRTETFVALRADIDNWRWAGVPFYLRTGKRLGQRYSEIVIQYKAVPHSIFNDESNRQLQRNQLIIRLQPEEKISLTVMNKVPGVSEGMNLQPVDLNLSLTEAFMDKRSPEAYERLLLDVMRNDATLFMRYDEVEAAWKWVDGIMSAWSQTSERPKEYASGSWGPAASMALPIKDGRNWHDY; translated from the coding sequence ATGAAGGCCAGTTTAAAAGCCTGTGATGTTGTAATTTTTGGTGGTGGTGGCGATCTTGCTATGCGTAAGTTGCTCCCTGCTTTATTCCATTTAGATATGGATGGTTTGCTTGCTCCAACGACCCGTATCATCGGTGCTTCAAGACGGGAAGTGAGCACTGAAGAGTATCAGTCAAAGATTCGAGCTGCGCTTGATGAGTTTGTACCTTCTAGTATCGGTGATGAAAAAACATGGCCGCGTTTTAAAGAACGTTTAAGTTATATTTCAGTAGATGCTCAACAAGAGTCTGATTTCTCTCGATTGAATGATCACAGTGTTGGTAGTGAAAATCGAGATGTTGTTTTTTATCTTGCAACATCACCTGATTTATTCGGTTCTATTTGCACGTCATTAGCGGCTCATGGTTTGAATGCGGGTCGCATGCGAGTGGTTCTTGAGAAACCACTTGGTCGAGATCTAATTTCCTCTCGCGCGATTAATGATGAGGTAATGAAAAACTTTAATGAGCAACAAGCGTTCCGTATAGATCATTATTTAGGTAAAGAAACTGTACAAAATTTGCTGGCGATCCGTTTTGGTAATACGCTTTTTGAGCCTTTGTGGGACAGCGCGCACATTGATAACGTGCAAATTACCGTGTCTGAAACGGTTGGAGTTGAAGGTCGTTGGGGCTATTACGACAATGCTGGTGCGATGCGGGATATGGTGCAAAACCATTTGATTCAGCTTTTATGTTTGGTGGCAATGGAGCCGCCGGGTCGAATGGATGCTGATTCAGTTCGTGATGAAAAAATTAAAGTGCTAAAAGCCTTGCGCCCTATTACAGGGGCTAATGCTTATAATAAGACCGTGCGTGGTCAATATGCGAAAGGCATGATTAAAGGCAAAGACGTAAAAGGTTATTTCGATGAAGAGGGCAGCAACCCAAACTCAAGAACCGAAACGTTTGTTGCATTGCGTGCTGATATTGATAACTGGCGTTGGGCTGGCGTGCCGTTTTACTTAAGAACAGGTAAGCGCTTAGGTCAGCGTTATTCTGAGATTGTTATTCAATATAAGGCTGTGCCACACAGTATTTTTAATGATGAAAGTAATCGTCAGTTACAACGAAATCAGCTCATTATTCGTCTTCAGCCGGAAGAAAAAATTTCTTTAACGGTCATGAATAAAGTGCCTGGTGTGAGCGAAGGGATGAATCTTCAGCCTGTTGATTTGAACTTAAGTTTGACGGAAGCGTTTATGGATAAGCGTAGTCCAGAAGCTTATGAGCGCTTACTGTTGGATGTGATGCGTAACGATGCCACTTTGTTTATGCGTTATGATGAGGTGGAAGCCGCTTGGAAGTGGGTAGACGGTATTATGTCTGCTTGGAGTCAAACCAGTGAGCGACCTAAAGAATACGCTTCTGGTTCTTGGGGCCCTGCTGCATCGATGGCGTTGCCGATTAAAGACGGCCGTAATTGGCATGATTATTAG
- the glk gene encoding glucokinase produces the protein MSHALIADLGGTNARFALVPIGQYEPQEVRVFPCDNYESFFDAAADYIEHCSVDMGKIEAIVLAIAGPVNQPIIRFSNNPWHFTRAEVQSYFGVDKAVALLNDFDAVGHCLEILTPQDMVVIGESSVIDPKGACWVVGAGTGLGISCVVPQDNGPNMVLPGEGGHVDLSACNEVEDDILKFLRTRHKRVSAERVLSGMGLENIYEALALREGIKRRLTAPEIGEALKSGKDPIAEAALEQFFVFLGRVIGDLVLSIESRGGVYIAGGIVPRYLNEILKSGFRDAMQDKGRMRALVSPIPTFVVISEYPGLMGCACYASYLVSKA, from the coding sequence ATGTCCCATGCTTTAATCGCTGATCTTGGTGGAACCAATGCGCGTTTTGCTTTAGTTCCTATTGGTCAATATGAGCCTCAAGAAGTCAGAGTGTTTCCTTGTGATAATTACGAGAGCTTTTTTGATGCCGCCGCAGATTATATTGAGCACTGTAGTGTTGATATGGGTAAAATCGAAGCGATTGTGTTGGCGATTGCGGGCCCTGTAAATCAACCAATAATCCGCTTTTCAAATAACCCATGGCACTTTACTCGTGCAGAAGTGCAATCCTATTTTGGCGTTGATAAAGCCGTTGCGTTATTGAATGATTTTGATGCCGTTGGGCATTGTTTGGAAATTCTTACCCCGCAAGATATGGTTGTTATTGGCGAAAGCTCGGTCATTGATCCTAAAGGCGCTTGCTGGGTGGTTGGTGCCGGAACTGGGTTGGGTATTTCTTGTGTGGTTCCCCAAGATAACGGCCCTAATATGGTTTTGCCTGGAGAGGGTGGTCATGTCGATTTGTCGGCTTGTAACGAAGTCGAAGATGATATTTTGAAATTTCTACGTACTCGTCATAAGCGCGTATCTGCGGAGCGTGTTTTATCTGGAATGGGGCTGGAAAATATATACGAAGCTTTGGCTTTGCGTGAAGGAATTAAGAGGCGATTAACCGCACCTGAAATCGGTGAAGCATTAAAATCCGGCAAAGACCCTATTGCTGAAGCCGCTTTAGAGCAGTTTTTTGTGTTTTTAGGTCGAGTTATTGGTGATCTTGTTTTGTCGATTGAGTCTCGTGGTGGTGTTTATATTGCGGGTGGTATTGTCCCTCGTTATTTGAATGAAATACTTAAAAGTGGTTTTCGTGATGCGATGCAGGATAAAGGTCGTATGAGAGCGTTAGTTTCACCTATTCCGACTTTTGTTGTGATATCTGAATACCCAGGTCTGATGGGTTGTGCCTGTTATGCGTCCTATCTTGTGTCGAAAGCCTAG
- a CDS encoding GGDEF domain-containing protein — MHDINELIDNVRRNEEIARKFFEIERCILSIGRCDQFVSTLTKEVQKQFRVPYVWVNLINEAPLSHLIESLEKMPDLRDRVLFTRRRSMIDIIKSSNKTILVNTNLSRCWEIIPAAYRDIISSVAISPLTIDGELVGLFCQADSDSTRYDATTKDTFLLDQLAIKISICLSNVTAREKLEYLATRDPLTGLLNRRQLELMLDREFARSKMKERDLTVVFIDCDAFKSINDTLGHNCGDEVLEYIAKRLLKYVHKQGLAFRFAGDEFVFVMPGKTYEQALLVAESIQEYLQSNPLRYKSNLVPITISYGGASVMSDAPVNYKHLLKVADERLYDYKNNRKRLVPTKVFKFLNRLR; from the coding sequence ATGCATGATATCAATGAACTGATCGACAATGTTAGACGCAATGAAGAGATCGCGCGTAAGTTTTTTGAAATAGAGCGTTGTATTCTTTCGATTGGTCGTTGTGATCAGTTTGTTTCCACGTTAACCAAGGAAGTGCAAAAACAATTTAGAGTGCCCTATGTTTGGGTGAACCTGATTAATGAAGCGCCTTTGTCTCATCTGATAGAGAGCTTGGAAAAAATGCCAGACCTACGTGATCGAGTCTTGTTTACAAGGCGGCGCTCCATGATTGATATCATCAAATCCAGTAATAAAACGATCTTGGTTAATACAAACTTAAGCCGTTGTTGGGAGATTATTCCTGCTGCATATCGCGATATTATTTCTTCTGTCGCCATTTCACCGTTGACTATTGATGGTGAGTTGGTCGGATTATTTTGTCAGGCAGATTCGGACAGTACTCGCTACGACGCCACGACAAAAGATACTTTTCTACTTGATCAGTTAGCGATTAAAATTTCGATCTGTCTGAGTAATGTGACGGCCAGAGAAAAACTTGAATACTTAGCAACGCGTGACCCCTTGACTGGCTTGTTAAATCGTCGACAGTTAGAGCTCATGTTGGATCGTGAATTTGCAAGATCAAAGATGAAAGAGCGTGACTTAACAGTAGTGTTTATTGATTGCGATGCCTTTAAATCCATTAATGATACATTGGGTCATAATTGTGGTGATGAGGTTTTAGAATATATTGCTAAGCGGTTGTTAAAGTACGTTCACAAACAAGGGTTGGCGTTTCGTTTTGCAGGTGATGAGTTTGTCTTTGTGATGCCTGGTAAGACTTATGAACAAGCTTTGTTAGTGGCAGAATCAATTCAAGAATATCTACAATCTAATCCTTTAAGGTATAAATCTAATCTTGTACCTATTACTATTAGTTATGGTGGTGCAAGTGTTATGTCTGATGCGCCTGTTAACTACAAGCATCTGCTGAAAGTGGCAGATGAGCGTCTCTATGATTATAAAAACAACCGTAAAAGATTGGTGCCGACGAAAGTCTTTAAATTTTTAAATAGGCTAAGATAG
- a CDS encoding DUF3080 family protein produces MLVKPFLAMILLSSIILVAFSGCDARFKPETVLSGYLTDLNRSQSLSIPSPAIVMPMSLPALRDRQKVLSTFDIGLLDFLSLQYCDVGMVAGKKNSILGKVMPDSQRFLYELDIIRAIESCDITDVDLAKELGRMAQQKRLELPVAFGNALFNGAEGKAFFSLSNGFIPLGYSSADQQALLGALHRLVDIGKGLSDLPKVDADVFEGDLKTLMDSEYAGRLLYTLAQITRYLTSVSNEVGGLDSATCGPSMAYIKQQFEVHYVNIIQPYMGRINHSAYQVLPLLNQLAELSVPLSAEMSVFLNQFSLTKSGTEWLRYQQSSQSHAKNWSRLFDLCAISLKG; encoded by the coding sequence ATGTTAGTAAAACCCTTTCTTGCGATGATTCTGTTGAGCAGCATTATACTCGTTGCTTTTAGTGGTTGTGATGCCCGTTTTAAACCGGAGACTGTTTTATCGGGGTATTTAACAGATTTAAATCGTTCTCAGTCCCTCTCTATTCCTTCACCAGCAATTGTAATGCCAATGAGCTTGCCTGCATTACGAGATCGTCAGAAAGTGTTATCCACATTTGATATTGGGTTGTTAGATTTTTTATCTCTGCAGTATTGTGATGTTGGCATGGTAGCGGGTAAAAAAAACAGTATTCTTGGTAAGGTTATGCCTGATAGTCAGCGGTTCTTGTACGAACTGGATATTATCCGAGCTATTGAGTCATGTGATATTACGGATGTGGACTTGGCGAAAGAGTTGGGTCGAATGGCCCAACAAAAGCGTCTTGAGCTGCCGGTGGCTTTTGGTAATGCACTTTTTAATGGCGCGGAGGGGAAAGCGTTTTTTAGTTTGTCTAATGGTTTTATCCCTCTGGGTTATTCCTCTGCCGACCAGCAGGCATTATTGGGCGCGTTGCACCGTTTGGTTGATATAGGAAAAGGTCTTAGTGATTTACCGAAGGTTGATGCAGATGTTTTCGAAGGCGATTTGAAAACATTAATGGACAGTGAATATGCTGGGAGATTGTTGTACACATTAGCCCAAATAACACGTTATTTAACGTCAGTATCGAATGAAGTGGGTGGATTGGATAGTGCTACATGCGGACCTTCTATGGCATATATTAAGCAGCAATTTGAAGTGCATTACGTCAATATCATTCAGCCTTACATGGGCAGAATAAATCACAGTGCGTATCAAGTTTTGCCTCTTCTTAATCAATTGGCCGAGTTGAGTGTTCCGCTGAGTGCTGAAATGTCGGTCTTTTTAAATCAATTTTCATTGACTAAGTCAGGCACTGAATGGCTACGCTATCAGCAATCTTCTCAATCACATGCTAAAAACTGGAGTCGTTTGTTTGATTTGTGTGCTATTTCACTTAAAGGATAA
- a CDS encoding acyl-CoA thioesterase — protein MNKLLIQKREEISETRVAKMVFPATTNHYDTLFGGIALQWMDEVAYIAATRFSRKTMVTISTEQIDFKQPIPSGILVELIARVVHVGRTSLKVEVSIFLEQLDSDKRTKAVTGHFNFVAVDENKKPTPIFDDKNT, from the coding sequence ATGAACAAGCTACTCATTCAAAAACGTGAAGAAATATCAGAAACACGTGTCGCTAAAATGGTGTTTCCAGCCACAACAAATCACTATGACACATTATTTGGAGGCATCGCCCTGCAATGGATGGACGAAGTGGCTTATATTGCAGCAACGCGTTTTTCTAGAAAAACGATGGTGACTATTTCGACAGAACAGATCGATTTCAAACAACCTATCCCTTCTGGTATATTGGTAGAATTAATTGCCCGTGTTGTTCACGTTGGGCGAACCTCACTAAAGGTAGAAGTGTCCATTTTTCTCGAACAGCTTGATAGCGATAAACGCACAAAAGCCGTAACAGGACATTTTAACTTCGTCGCCGTCGATGAAAATAAGAAGCCAACCCCCATCTTTGATGACAAAAACACCTAG
- a CDS encoding LPP20 family lipoprotein → MKLKLAVVLVASVALVACSKDVVNTPAVAVPDCVFADGSNQAAPDWVCGAPLEGVALSAVGYSEKSAAGPNYMKQMAATAARVELAQVLSVDLQNMVKQYVETTGAGDAETVDRVNSVVTKQVTEQKLIGSQVVRQMPTPSGGLVVLVGLDPAQAEGIAESILRTSMRNEAALFQKLESEKSFDELASEIAKRHAN, encoded by the coding sequence ATGAAATTGAAACTTGCAGTTGTCTTGGTTGCCAGTGTTGCTTTAGTCGCGTGTAGTAAAGATGTTGTAAACACCCCAGCAGTCGCCGTTCCAGACTGTGTGTTCGCAGATGGTTCAAATCAAGCGGCTCCTGATTGGGTTTGTGGTGCACCACTAGAAGGTGTGGCTTTGTCCGCTGTTGGTTACAGTGAAAAATCAGCGGCAGGGCCAAATTATATGAAACAAATGGCCGCGACAGCCGCTCGAGTAGAGTTGGCCCAAGTGCTGAGTGTTGACTTGCAAAATATGGTAAAGCAGTACGTTGAGACCACAGGCGCTGGCGATGCAGAAACAGTCGACCGTGTGAACAGCGTTGTAACCAAACAAGTGACTGAGCAAAAATTGATTGGTTCTCAGGTGGTTCGTCAAATGCCAACACCGTCTGGTGGTCTGGTGGTATTAGTGGGTCTAGACCCCGCGCAAGCAGAAGGTATCGCAGAAAGCATTTTGCGTACTTCTATGAGAAATGAAGCGGCTCTGTTTCAAAAGCTTGAATCTGAAAAGAGCTTCGATGAGCTAGCATCAGAAATTGCGAAACGCCACGCTAACTAA
- the pnp gene encoding polyribonucleotide nucleotidyltransferase — translation MSITTKTFQFGNDTVTLETGRIARQATGAVLCTIGDAQVLATVVGAKTAKPGQDFFPLSVHYQERAYAVGKIPGGFLKREGRPSEKETLTSRLIDRPIRPLFPKGYMNEVQVVCMVMSTNTNLDADIAAMLATSAALTISGIPFNGPIGAARVGFNDESGYILNPSYSDLDGSLLDMVVAGTKDAVLMVESEAQELTEDEMLGAVLYAHKEMQVAITAITEFAAESAKPRWEWEPETVNVSLTDALATGYAAQIEEAYGISEKMARYAKLGEVRNAAIAALVTEGGEFTEADVTGAFSKLEKRTVRRRVIDGQSRIDGRDNKTVRPISVEVGMLSKTHGSALFTRGETQAIATCTLGTSRDAQMSDGLTGESKDSFMLHYNFPPYSVGECGRMGGVGRREIGHGRLARRGVQAVLPSEDEFPYTIRIVSEITESNGSSSMASVCGASLAMMDAGVPLKAPVAGIAMGLIKEDDGFAVLTDILGDEDHLGDMDFKVAGTEEGITALQMDIKIEGINEEIMDIALTQAMEARKHILREMAVVIGYARPEVSPNAPSMATIKIDPEKIRDVIGKGGAMIRSITEQTGASIDLDDDGTVRIYAADKSSSDAALLKIHEITAEAEVDKLYKGKVVRLAEFGAFVNILPGKDGLVHISQIAEERIRAVTDFLSEGQDVIVKVLDVDARGRIKLSMKDVTEEEKAAYTE, via the coding sequence GTGAGTATTACGACAAAAACTTTCCAGTTCGGTAACGATACCGTAACGCTAGAAACAGGCCGCATTGCTCGTCAAGCAACAGGCGCCGTTCTATGTACTATTGGCGATGCACAAGTACTTGCTACTGTTGTTGGCGCTAAAACAGCAAAACCTGGCCAAGACTTCTTCCCATTGTCTGTTCATTACCAAGAGCGTGCTTACGCTGTCGGTAAAATCCCAGGTGGTTTCTTAAAGCGTGAAGGTCGTCCTTCAGAAAAAGAAACACTGACATCTCGTTTAATCGACCGTCCAATTCGTCCATTGTTTCCAAAAGGTTACATGAACGAAGTTCAGGTTGTTTGTATGGTTATGTCGACTAACACTAACCTAGACGCTGACATCGCGGCTATGTTGGCAACGTCTGCTGCATTGACTATTTCTGGTATTCCATTTAACGGCCCAATCGGTGCGGCACGTGTTGGTTTCAATGATGAGTCAGGCTACATTCTTAATCCTAGCTACTCTGATCTAGACGGTTCTTTGTTGGACATGGTTGTAGCGGGTACGAAAGACGCGGTCCTAATGGTTGAGTCTGAAGCACAAGAGCTTACTGAAGACGAAATGTTAGGTGCTGTTCTTTACGCACACAAAGAAATGCAAGTTGCGATTACTGCGATCACTGAATTTGCGGCTGAATCGGCTAAACCTCGTTGGGAGTGGGAGCCGGAAACGGTTAACGTTTCTTTGACTGACGCTTTAGCAACAGGTTATGCAGCGCAAATTGAAGAAGCCTACGGTATCAGTGAGAAAATGGCGCGCTACGCTAAATTAGGCGAAGTACGTAATGCTGCTATCGCCGCTTTGGTTACTGAAGGTGGTGAGTTTACTGAAGCCGACGTTACGGGCGCTTTCTCTAAACTTGAGAAACGTACGGTTCGTCGTCGTGTTATCGATGGTCAATCACGTATTGATGGTCGTGATAATAAAACAGTTCGTCCAATCAGCGTCGAAGTGGGCATGCTTAGCAAAACTCACGGTTCTGCTTTGTTTACTCGCGGTGAAACACAAGCAATTGCGACTTGTACTCTAGGTACAAGCCGTGATGCGCAAATGAGTGATGGTTTGACGGGCGAAAGTAAAGACAGCTTCATGCTTCATTACAACTTCCCTCCATACTCTGTTGGTGAATGTGGTCGTATGGGCGGTGTTGGTCGTCGTGAGATTGGTCACGGTCGTTTAGCTCGTCGTGGTGTTCAAGCTGTATTGCCAAGTGAAGACGAATTCCCATACACAATTCGTATCGTTTCTGAGATCACTGAATCAAACGGTTCAAGCTCTATGGCGTCTGTTTGTGGTGCGTCGTTGGCGATGATGGATGCAGGTGTTCCTCTTAAAGCCCCAGTTGCTGGTATCGCAATGGGTCTTATTAAAGAAGACGATGGTTTTGCTGTATTGACTGACATCTTGGGTGACGAAGATCACCTAGGTGATATGGACTTTAAAGTTGCTGGTACAGAAGAAGGTATTACAGCACTTCAAATGGACATTAAAATCGAAGGCATCAATGAAGAAATCATGGATATCGCTTTAACCCAAGCAATGGAAGCGCGTAAGCATATCCTACGTGAAATGGCTGTTGTCATTGGTTATGCTCGTCCAGAAGTTTCTCCAAATGCGCCATCTATGGCGACGATCAAAATTGATCCTGAGAAAATTCGTGATGTTATCGGTAAAGGTGGTGCGATGATTCGTTCTATTACCGAACAAACGGGTGCGTCTATCGATCTTGATGATGATGGTACAGTACGCATTTATGCGGCTGATAAATCGTCTTCTGATGCCGCTTTATTGAAAATTCATGAAATCACAGCGGAAGCTGAAGTGGACAAACTTTACAAAGGTAAAGTAGTTCGTCTTGCTGAATTCGGTGCTTTCGTAAATATCTTACCAGGTAAAGATGGTTTGGTTCATATCTCTCAGATCGCTGAAGAGCGTATCCGTGCGGTGACAGATTTCCTTTCAGAAGGCCAAGACGTTATCGTTAAAGTTCTAGATGTTGATGCGCGTGGACGTATTAAATTGTCTATGAAAGACGTAACAGAAGAAGAAAAAGCCGCTTACACTGAGTAA
- the rpsO gene encoding 30S ribosomal protein S15, producing the protein MALTAESKAALVKEFQVAEGDTGSPEVQVALLTKNIEGLQGHFKAHIHDHHSRRGLIRMVNQRRKLLDYLKRKDAARYTGLIKKLGLRR; encoded by the coding sequence ATGGCATTAACTGCAGAATCAAAAGCAGCATTGGTTAAAGAGTTTCAAGTAGCGGAAGGCGACACTGGTTCTCCTGAAGTTCAAGTAGCATTGTTGACTAAGAACATCGAAGGTCTACAAGGTCACTTTAAAGCTCATATCCATGACCACCATTCTCGCCGCGGTCTAATCCGCATGGTAAACCAACGTCGTAAATTGTTGGATTACCTTAAGCGTAAAGATGCAGCGCGTTACACTGGTTTGATCAAAAAACTAGGTCTGCGTCGCTAA